ATCGCCGACAGAGAGGTTTCGCCGCCAGAAAGTCCGTAGAGCAAAGACATCCCATAAAGAAAAATCGCTGAGCTAGCTGCACCGACTAACAAATATTTGAGCGCCGCTTCATTGGAGCGCGGATCGCGTTTGGTATAACCCGACAGCAAGTAAGACGAAATACTAAGAGTTTCAAGGGAGACAAATACCATCACCATCTCGTCGGAGCCAGTGAGGAACATACCGCCGAGGGTAGCACTGAGCAAAATTACGAGATACTCGCCAACTACTACACCTGACTGCTCTAGATAACGTACCGAAACGAGAATCGTAAATAGAGCCGATAGGGCAATAATGCCACGAAAAATAATGCTGAGTTTGTCACTATTAAAACTGCCCAAAAAGGCGATCGGATTTTCTAAGCCCGTCCATTGCCAGATCAAAGCGACTGTAGAAGCCGCTAAACCTGCGATCGCAATATAGGGCAGAACATTTGCCGATTTTCGTCCTGATGCAATCAGATCGACAATCAATACGAGTACCAATGTCCCAATGACAATTAGTTCTGGCAAGATCGCACCACTATTGAGCAGAGCATTGAGACTTGCTGTATCCATACTTAATTCATGTGTTGTTGCTATGGCAATTGTATAGCAAAACTTGAGTCGCTCTAATTTCTTGTTCTCTTCTGCTTTGGTAGTAAATGCTTAAAGAGTTCGGCGATCGCTGATAGTCATTGATACGCCTTTTCCAAATCTAAAAAATAGAAATTAAGATCCAAGAATTAGTGGTGCGGCGATTCACACCACTAATTCTTGGATGAGATAGGAGTAGGACAAATTTGATAGAGTAAAATCTATGATAATCATAAAAATAATAGATTTTACTCTATTGATACTTGACTCTAATATATCAATAACAACCAATCAATCGTTCTCGGTACTGGCGATGACTGAAAATAAGCTAACCGAAACCATGAGGGAAAAGCTCCAAGCTTCGATTACCTACTTTAACAATCATTTGTGGCAAATGGACTATGCTCAATTCCAACAGAAAACCTATCCGATTGGCTCTGGTGTGACCGAAGCTGCTTGCAAGACCTTAATAAAGCAGCGATTATGTTGCTCTGGGATGCGTTGGAAGGACAAGGGGGCGAGCATAATTCTGAGTTTAAGATCTTTAGTTTTAACTTCTACTCGTTGGGAGCAATTCTGGGACAATCTCAATCAGTATGGGTTTCCTGTTGCTGTCTAAATAATTGTATTATATTGAGGTCGCACCCCTTGAAAACCTATGCGCGTATGCTTTTCTTGCTTTTTCAGGAAGCCCTAATTACTGATGTTACGTGGATAGAATTCCTACGATCATCTAAGTCTAGGGCTTGCCCTGTGGCACAGCCCGCTACAAAAATCTAAATTATTGGAGTAGGGGCAATCCCCCCGTGGTTGCCCTGTCGTGCTAGCAACAAGAGATTCATTATCTGAGTTCCACGTAACATCAGTAATTATTCTGGATTCAATTCTAAACCGCGATAGACTTGCTCGATGGGAAAGCTTAAGTTAATGCTTTTTAGTTCTACAGTGTCGCCTTCTTGGTAGTTAATGATAAGCCATTCGCCAGCGTCATTTTTATGGTATAAATCCATTTCGATACTGGTAGAACTAACTAATAAATAATCTTGTAAGTGTGGATTTTTGCGGTACAGTCTAAACTTGCCACTGCGATCGTATAACTCAGTACTAGGAGATAGAACTTCAACGATTAAGCAAGGATAGGTAATATATTTGGTTGTAGTTTTATCGCGATCGTCGCAGGTGACGCTGACATCAGGATAGGTGTAGTTATTTGTGCCAACAATATTAATTCTCAGGTCTGAGTTACCTGTTATACAACTACTAGGGTCTAAATGGGTGTCAACCATAGTCGCAAATCGAATTGCGATGCGGCTATGATTAACGCTACCACCGCTCATGGCATAAACTTGACCGTTAATCAGTTCGTGTTTTTCTAATTGCTTTTCTTCCCAAGCAAAGTACTCTTCTGGAGTTATTTGAGGAAAATTTTCTTTAATAGAAATCATTTTTTTGTAATGGATAATGGGTTTGATTTGATTAACTCTACAAGATTAGCGATCTACTGTACATTGTGATTTCTAAGCGATCGCTATTACCGTAAGTCGTGATTTCTAAGCGATCGTATTTCTAATAAGGTTTACTTTCTGGGTAGTATCTGAATGCAAAGTTAGTATCAATAGCTTCCTTAATTCTTCTGGGACAACAGAAAGAAATTTGAGGTGCATTAAGACCTAAACTTAACCCTCCTCGCCATATCAACTCTTTATTATCGGTTGTGATAAAAGCACTTGCTTGTAGAGCAATCGCTGCTAAAACCAATTCAAAGTCCTCATTTGGAATCAAGGAATCTTGAGCAAAAGACTGTTCCCAAAAAAATCCTTCAAATTGATACCAGTCTGAATTAAAAACTTCAAAATAATTAAATACAGTTATTCCATTGTTAGAAATCTCTTGCCTAATTTCTGAAAATGATTGTCTCATAGATGCTTTCCACTCACAAAAATCCTTTTGGAGAGATAGCGTTTCCTTGATTTCTTCTTGATCAGTTTGATCAGACTTATCACAGTATTTCTCAAAAAGATCTTCATAGGAATTAAAGAAATCCGACCACATCCATTCTTCGCATAAATTAAACCAGTAGGGGGTATTTGCTTTTTCGGTGAGGTTAGTTTTCTTAAAAAGTCTCTGCCCAATATCGTTGATATCACCCTTTGTAAACCTTTTTAACGGATGTCCATCACTTTTGGGGGTCTTACCATCCTTTGTAGTTCCTTTAATCATTGAATACAATTCATACACGCATTTTGAGAAGGTAACAGCTTCGATTCCTGACTCCTGCAAACACTGAATCACGAGTTTACCATCAGATTTATTACCAACAATCTGTGCTAAAACATTAGTATCAATGAATACTCTTCTTGTTGGTGGATAGGGAGTTTGAAGCTTTTTAGGAGTATGGACAACTCTTTCGATGGCTCTAGATAAAAGCTCTTCAGGTGATAGTTGCAAAATTTCAGATTTAGTTTGTAAAGCCAACCAACGTTCATCTGAGATTTGAATGCTAATTGATTTCATTGATGTTGATTACTTATTTTAAAGTTTTGCTCTTTCTCCATGAGTTATGATGCTACAACATGAGAGGCAAGAAAAGATTATCTAGTTCAGATTTATAATTTAAATGTAATGTTGTTCGACCAGTTTTAAGCTGCTACTTTTATTGAGCCGTAATCACCTCATTACTGTGTGTGACTTCTGCCAGTACTGTAATTCATAATTTCTAGGCGATCGCAAGTATCAAACCGACCCTTCTAATTTGCTTTAAAGAAAGCCTTGCAAAGCAAGGCTTTCTTTAAGCGAATTAGAAGGGAATCCGAAATACTCGACCACCGCCAGTACTTTCTGTGACTTGCCACACTAACCCTTGATCGCCAGTGTCTCGCCAAGACTGTTGGAAGACAGAGAGAGTGCCTTTAGCGGTTTCTCCTGCATTCACCACGTTTTTGCCAGACGCACTGATGAACTGAGAGGAGACTGTCTTTCCATCAGCATTGGTTGTTTTCGCAAATATAGGTACAAATCCAAAGGACTGACCGCTATTGTTGACGATTTCTACATTCATTATGTATCTACCGCTTGACTCAACCTTACCTCCATTAATGTTAATGCTCACATTGTCGTTAGTTTGCCCTGCAACTACAGCCACCTTGCCTAAAGTTGGCTTGTTACTGGGTTTGGAAGTAGGAGTTGGAGCATCTGTAGAGGGTAGATCTTTAGCTTCCGATTTACAGAATGCACCCCGCGCTGCAATTAGAGCTTCAATATTCTCTAATGAATAGCGGTTGTAGTTGCGGTTCTGGACGGCTGCTTGTAAATATCTCACTCGTTCTGAAGAAGCAGGATGACTATCTAGCCAACCTGTCTGCCGATCTTTCTCATAACCACGCCAGCGATCAAACACACGATATAGTCCATCCGCAGAATAGCCTGCTGAAGAGAGAATGCGCGTGCCTAAGAAATCAGCTTGTTGTTCAAGCGATCGCCCAAATGCAAGTTCTGGCTTGAGATACTCCAAAAATGTATTGATCAACCCTACTTTTTTTAAAGCTCTAGCTTTGGTTTCGGTAATAATCTTTTGATAGGAATGCGAAAAGACAGCGTGAGCAATTTCATGACTGAGAATACCAGCTAGCTCAGCTTCCGATTCCATATCGGCGATCGCACCTGTATTGATGAAGATCTTGCCCCCTGGCAGCGCAAAAGCATTGAGAGAATTGTCTTGGATGATGTTGAACTCATATTTAAAGTCATCCCGACCCGATAGCTTTGCTAATTTCTGTCCAAGGTTGTTGATATATTCCGTCAGTTTCGGATCAGTTACTAACGCCACACTCTGTTTGATTTCGGCTGCGCTTTCTTCGCCAAATCCCGATTCTCCTTTAAAAATCTGCTCAATGATTTTGCGATCACCAGAAATAATTGCTGTGATAAATGACTCATTTTTGAAGTCATTGATAAACTGATTCATGTAATCATCAGCCAGCTTCTTATATTTAGGAGCGTCAGGATGTTCGGGATAGTTAAGCGCAAACTGACGGGAAGCAATGGAAGCCTCTACCTCCATCTTTTTGGATATGAGTAGTTTGAGTAATGGCTCTAATAAATCCACGCGATCGGGATAAATGCCATAGGCGCGATCTAAGGTTTGGATTGCTTTGTCTGGTTGATTCCAGCGTAGGGATGCCTCCGCGAACTTGATATGCCCAGTAATAAATTCGGGGTAATTGTCGGATAGCTTCTCCAAAGCAATCAATGCCTTAGTTGACAGTCCAGCCTCTAGTCCTTCTTCAGCATTCTGCCAAAACACCTTAGCGCCACTCGCTAGATTATCCACATTTCTTGTCGGTGGATTAGGAGCAGCTACGTTGGGGAGCGCTTTTTTCACAGATTGTTGCAATTTGACCGCTTCAGCGAGATTGTTACTTTGAATCAATCGATCTGCTTGAATTAGCACCGCCACACGTCTATTTCTTTCAATTGCTTCCGCATTGCCCAAAGATACTTCGGGGATCTTGATGCAATTACTTTGATTTTGTGACTCAGCTTGACCAACGAAAAGAAACGAGATCAATAAACCAGTACAGAATAGTGACATCCACCTCAAGACTGTTCGGCGATAGACAGAGAAGATAGGCACAATAAAATCCTAAAACTAACTAAATTATAAGTAATTCTAAATTTTTCAAACCTATCAAATTGTAAACAATCGTTTATTTTATATAAATGCACTACATTATTGATTTATCTGCGAATAAGTACAGCAATATGATCTTTAAGGCTTTACACAAAGGTTTCTGCTCTTCTGTTTGGTTGTTGCCCCTTTCGATTGGTATATATGGAACTTGGACGCATCTGGGGCTAACATCTGCGGCAATGGCTCAAATTAGCTCACAAGAAAGTTCCGAAAATACTTTAAGAACAAAGTCATCGGATGCTGACATTCTGCAAAAGAACGGGAGTGCATTACAGAAAAAAGGTCAACTTAGTTCTGCATTAGAGGCTTTTCAGCAAGCACTGAAGCTTAGCATCGCAGGACAGGATCGGACTGGACAGACTCAAGCATTGAATGGGATAGCCTCTGTTTACAATGACTTGGGGCAGTTTGTGCGGGCGATAGAATCCTATGAACGCGCCCTCAAAATCAGCAAAGAAACCAAAGACTCATTGAGTGAGAGCAGCATTCTCAATAACATGGGCATCGTCTATCGCAACTTGGGACAGTTCGATCGCTCGATTAAGCTCTATCAAGAAGCCCTCAAACTTCAACAAAAATTAGGCGATCGCTTTGGTATTGCCAGAACAATTAACAATTTGGGGCTGGTCTATCGCAACAACAAAGAATATGCTAATTCTCTAGATTATTATCGACAGGCTCTAGCACTTACCAAAGAATCGGGCAAAAATCCCGCAGGTGAAGCCGTAATTCTCAACAATATCGGCTTTCTATTGAATGAGCGTGGGCTGAATGCGGAGGCATTCAAAAGCTATCAGCAATCCCTAGAAATCAGCCAAAAGTTAGCAGATCGGGTCAATGAAAGTATCACTCTCGGCAATATTGGTCTGCTTTACAACAGCCAAGGACAGTTTGAAATCGCGCTTGGTTACTATCAACAGGCTCTAGCCATTAGCCGTCAAACAGGCGATCGCGCAGGTGAGGCTAAGCTCTATCAGCATATTGGCTTACTGCTCAGAGAACGAAAACAAAATGTTTTGGCGATCGCCTATCTCAAGCAATCAGTTAATATCTATGAAGAGATTCGGAAAGATCTCAACTCCCTAGCGCGACAGGAGCAAAAACTCTACGCCGACACAATTGCGCCAGTATACCGTCGTCTGGCGGATTTACTTTTGCAGCAGGATCGGGTGATCGAGGCACAGCAGGTGATTGATCTACTCAAAGTGCAGGAAGCGGATGACTACCTCAAAAATGTCCGTGGCAATGAACAAACTGCCAAGGGCGTAGAGTATCAGCCTGTAGAAATGCAAATGATCAACTTGAACAGAGAACTTGCTGATTTGCAAGTATTGGAAAATCAGAACAAGCTCACTCCTC
This genomic stretch from Pseudanabaena galeata CCNP1313 harbors:
- a CDS encoding CHAT domain-containing protein produces the protein MHYIIDLSANKYSNMIFKALHKGFCSSVWLLPLSIGIYGTWTHLGLTSAAMAQISSQESSENTLRTKSSDADILQKNGSALQKKGQLSSALEAFQQALKLSIAGQDRTGQTQALNGIASVYNDLGQFVRAIESYERALKISKETKDSLSESSILNNMGIVYRNLGQFDRSIKLYQEALKLQQKLGDRFGIARTINNLGLVYRNNKEYANSLDYYRQALALTKESGKNPAGEAVILNNIGFLLNERGLNAEAFKSYQQSLEISQKLADRVNESITLGNIGLLYNSQGQFEIALGYYQQALAISRQTGDRAGEAKLYQHIGLLLRERKQNVLAIAYLKQSVNIYEEIRKDLNSLARQEQKLYADTIAPVYRRLADLLLQQDRVIEAQQVIDLLKVQEADDYLKNVRGNEQTAKGVEYQPVEMQMINLNRELADLQVLENQNKLTPQQKERLTSLVNQEKEANRQFNAFLNSAEVQKLTTELNNDIQQQNVNLKAIVNLQKELKQLNAVIIYPLVLENRLEIVLITPSSPPIHRAVPVRQREISAAVDKLRSDLRDADSFDFKDTSQQFYKWLIAPIEAELKQANVQTIIYAPDSRLRYIPIATLHDGKQFLVEKYKINNITASSLTNFNRLATNQTKVLAGASTTSHSVNVLGKTISFGAIPATQKEVKNIVSTFPNVTELVDQSFTKNSTKTGTSSHTIIHLATHGSFNAGTPDESFLIFGDSDRLTLREIETWALKGVDLVVLSACETGVGGKLGDGTEVLGLGYQFQNAGARAVIASLWIVDDGGTQKLMDAFYANLKKGVSATESLRLAQVALIQGGEPFDHPYFWSAFFLIGNGL
- a CDS encoding Uma2 family endonuclease, which produces MISIKENFPQITPEEYFAWEEKQLEKHELINGQVYAMSGGSVNHSRIAIRFATMVDTHLDPSSCITGNSDLRINIVGTNNYTYPDVSVTCDDRDKTTTKYITYPCLIVEVLSPSTELYDRSGKFRLYRKNPHLQDYLLVSSTSIEMDLYHKNDAGEWLIINYQEGDTVELKSINLSFPIEQVYRGLELNPE
- a CDS encoding M48 family metallopeptidase produces the protein MPIFSVYRRTVLRWMSLFCTGLLISFLFVGQAESQNQSNCIKIPEVSLGNAEAIERNRRVAVLIQADRLIQSNNLAEAVKLQQSVKKALPNVAAPNPPTRNVDNLASGAKVFWQNAEEGLEAGLSTKALIALEKLSDNYPEFITGHIKFAEASLRWNQPDKAIQTLDRAYGIYPDRVDLLEPLLKLLISKKMEVEASIASRQFALNYPEHPDAPKYKKLADDYMNQFINDFKNESFITAIISGDRKIIEQIFKGESGFGEESAAEIKQSVALVTDPKLTEYINNLGQKLAKLSGRDDFKYEFNIIQDNSLNAFALPGGKIFINTGAIADMESEAELAGILSHEIAHAVFSHSYQKIITETKARALKKVGLINTFLEYLKPELAFGRSLEQQADFLGTRILSSAGYSADGLYRVFDRWRGYEKDRQTGWLDSHPASSERVRYLQAAVQNRNYNRYSLENIEALIAARGAFCKSEAKDLPSTDAPTPTSKPSNKPTLGKVAVVAGQTNDNVSININGGKVESSGRYIMNVEIVNNSGQSFGFVPIFAKTTNADGKTVSSQFISASGKNVVNAGETAKGTLSVFQQSWRDTGDQGLVWQVTESTGGGRVFRIPF